A section of the Zygosaccharomyces rouxii strain CBS732 chromosome B complete sequence genome encodes:
- a CDS encoding uncharacterized protein (some similarities with uniprot|P39743 Saccharomyces cerevisiae YDR388W RVS167 BAR adaptor protein, subunit of a complex (Rvs161p-Rvs167p) that regulates actin, endocytosis, and viability following starvation or osmotic stress), which produces MVEAMAHKCDKRDGYETRNPIQDMKSISSQMVDPQFTELLFKFNFVVSNTESLLHACEQYKRSLRYFFTESIKMLEIFHQVLDERDMISPSSPINSPHTNPNFPESLIQVPQPSPPLREWGRTSEDDYCSIPNIGRLQRQMIVIVRRAEQDLLFFEKSVQGPLAHLIIISRNVSRTISRRGIANAECGQLATKHHDLLRNSALGKRNVKRQQEEASVIKKLQISLEKFDALNELCKDGLAKFLNLSNQLLDGWFHNYYYTNLRISYALHHFSWNVPEFRKIGIANSSSSGGHTTNVDQLTAVILSTSGICQDFHAAYDVISKQVASLVHGLDK; this is translated from the coding sequence ATGGTGGAGGCGATGGCGCACAAATGCGACAAAAGGGATGGTTACGAGACTCGAAACCCTATTCAAGATATGAAATCCATCAGTTCACAGATGGTAGATCCCCAGTTCACTGAACTTCTCTTCAAGTTCAACTTTGTAGTATCTAATACTGAGTCCCTCCTGCATGCATGTGAGCAATACAAGAGATCGTTAAGGTATTTCTTCACGGAATCCATCAAGATGTTAGAGATATTCCACCAAGTCCTTGATGAAAGGGATATGATATCACCATCATCTCCCATTAATTCCCCCCatacaaatccaaattttccagaAAGCCTAATTCAGGTCCCACAGCCATCGCCACCACTCCGCGAATGGGGGAGGACTTCGGAGGATGATTATTGTTCGATTCCGAATATTGGCAGATTGCAAAGGCAGATGATAGTTATAGTCCGTAGGGCAGAACAAGATCTAttattttttgaaaaaagtgttCAGGGCCCCCTTGCGCATTTAATCATAATAAGTCGTAATGTCAGCCGTACCATATCAAGAAGGGGCATCGCTAATGCAGAGTGCGGGCAATTGGCAACAAAACATCATGATTTGCTTCGCAATAGTGCTTTGGGCAAAAGGAATGTCAAACGACAACAGGAAGAGGCATCAGTGATTAAAAAGTTACAAATCTCCCTAGAGAAATTCGATGCCCTCAACGAATTGTGCAAGGACGGACTTgccaaatttttgaacttgTCGAATCAATTGCTCGACGGATGGTTTCACAATTACTACTACACAAATTTGAGGATATCATACGCATTGCACCACTTCAGTTGGAATGTACCAGAATTCCGTAAAATTGGCattgccaattcttctaGTAGTGGGGGTCATACCACAAATGTTGATCAGTTGACAGCAGTTATTCTTTCTACCTCTGGCATATGTCAAGATTTCCACGCAGCTTATGATGTAATCTCAAAGCAAGTAGCCTCGTTGGTTCACGGACTGGATAAGTAG
- a CDS encoding uncharacterized protein (conserved hypothetical protein) translates to MGNYESRRRTKPCASCKQRRLKCQYQETLPCERCVKHGIACFYPDENLRSKAQEPSGVTSSASDPLLRHKQPSTVPLLAVSQASTATQAQVQAQAQDQAQPGVITRDESNPNVVSLVSTDGLWSNSVDQRLDTLQNAIDSVVTICQNNNIEHQHQVGLLQAQLQEQRQEIARLRHVNTATSRYPTASITNHNGASPVELPPLSTLMNNNGKTAGTPLELNKVLSIDEAKELMQIFMENMAQHMLGYQLENLSARELWYRCPVLLLSICAVACPHHPPLASKQGQLISSLKWHCSRLLNDYEAVYETKAVEQTILALIIASLWLESSQMYMSVALHLARTWRIDRRHNNELWRLWCLLYITDGTQNLVSQKSPSVYKQLEPIIKSVREHLVAHIENPELKEVLRENENDNKTEIATNKQLVLLNEVEMDKIKVVQPQLQDIKLCGLVEYHMAIESLFHDKYDKGGSFESAMGLLQPANLGIPWENNLALDKWMVSWTIALQNIDVQQDPWCLKSTLLYYNFARMHINTRWMLERKSNWGNWLEVWKSSDSTETVALRDASREVSLSAAISLLKLATRDRDVSSLFKFLPNHLYVMLFFASMVVLKYPVSTDGLQNSNIKKLRQRYNLVRDFKQMLARSSSSDREFTSKIVSNLKVLMNSFTQECIAKIKAPTNGSPVEEIIKKPDEPSASSTKKKAILAWPSINHGHP, encoded by the coding sequence ATGGGTAATTACGAATCCAGAAGGAGAACTAAACCCTGCGCATCATGCAAACAGAGAAGATTGAAATGTCAATATCAAGAAACTTTACCTTGTGAAAGGTGTGTTAAGCATGGCATCGCATGTTTCTATCCAGACGAAAATCTGAGATCAAAGGCTCAAGAGCCCTCCGGGGTGACATCTAGTGCTAGTGATCCACTTCTGAGGCACAAGCAACCCTCTACAGTGCCGTTGTTGGCGGTATCCCAGGCCTCTACTGCTACACAGGCGCAAGTACAGGCACAAGCACAAGATCAAGCACAACCAGGAGTCATTACAAGGGATGAATCGAATCCAAACGTAGTTTCATTAGTGTCCACTGATGGTTTATGGAGCAATTCTGTGGATCAGAGACTTGacactttacaaaatgcaattgattctGTAGTCACCATATgtcaaaataataatattgaGCATCAACATCAAGTTGGACTATTACAAGCACAATTACAGGAACAAAGACAAGAAATCGCCAGGCTGCGACATGTTAATACTGCTACAAGCAGGTACCCAACAGCTTCAATCACAAATCATAATGGAGCTTCTCCCGTGGAACTTCCGCCACTAAGCACTCTGatgaataataatggtaagaCTGCAGGAACGCCGTTGGAATTGAACAAAGTGCTGTCGATAGACGAAgccaaagaattgatgCAAATTTTCATGGAGAATATGGCTCAGCACATGCTAGGATACCAACTAGAAAACTTATCTGCTCGAGAACTCTGGTATCGATGTCCTGTATTATTACTTTCTATATGTGCCGTGGCATGTCCGCATCATCCTCCTTTGGCCTCGAAGCAGGGCCAATTGATTTCTAGTTTGAAATGGCATTGTTCTAGATTGCTCAATGATTACGAGGCTGTCTACGAGACGAAAGCTGTGGAACAAACTATCTTGGCATTGATCATAGCATCTTTGTGGTTGGAGTCCAGTCAAATGTATATGTCAGTAGCCCTTCACTTGGCTCGTACTTGGAGAATAGATCGACGTCATAATAATGAGTTATGGAGGTTATGGTGCCTTCTGTATATCACTGACGGTactcaaaatttggtttcACAGAAATCGCCTTCCGTCTATAAGCAATTGGAACCCATTATCAAATCTGTAAGAGAACACTTGGTGGCACATATTGAGAATCCAGAATTAAAAGAAGTGCTTagggaaaatgaaaatgacaATAAAACAGAAATCGCCACCAATAAGCAGCTGGTACTGCTCAACGAAGTGGAGATGGACAAGATCAAAGTTGTTCAACCACAGTTGCAAGATATTAAGTTATGTGGTCTCGTTGAATACCATATGGCTATCGAATCTCTGTTTCATGATAAATACGACAAAGGCGGTTCATTTGAGAGTGCTATGGGGCTTTTGCAGCCAGCAAATCTAGGTATTCCATGGGAAAACAATCTGGCGTTGGACAAGTGGATGGTTAGTTGGACAATTGCGTTGCAAAACATAGATGTACAACAAGATCCATGGTGTTTGAAATCGACGCTTCTTTACTACAATTTTGCAAGAATGCATATCAATACACGCTGGATGTTAGAACGTAAGTCTAATTGGGGCAATTGGTTGGAAGTGTGGAAGTCATCGGATTCCACCGAAACCGTTGCTCTGAGAGATGCTTCAAGGGAGGTATCGCTATCGGCAGCCATTTCCTTACTAAAGTTGGCCACTAGGGACAGAGACGTCAGTTCTCTGTTTAAATTTTTGCCAAATCATCTTTATGTGATGCTCTTCTTTGCATCTATGGTTGTACTTAAATACCCTGTGTCTACAGATGGTTTGCAGAACTCTAATATAAAGAAATTACGCCAGCGGTACAATTTAGTTAGAGATTTCAAACAGATGCTGGCACGAAGCTCATCTTCAGACAGAGAATTTACTTCGAAGATAGTGTCCAATTTGAAGGTTCTCATGAATTCCTTTACTCAAGAGTGTAttgcaaaaattaaagCCCCAACCAATGGATCACCAGTGGAAGAAATCATCAAAAAGCCTGATGAGCCCAGTGCTTCAAGTACCAAAAAGAAGGCCATTTTGGCTTGGCCAAGTATTAATCACGGACATCCATGA